Proteins encoded in a region of the Sander lucioperca isolate FBNREF2018 chromosome 4, SLUC_FBN_1.2, whole genome shotgun sequence genome:
- the best2 gene encoding bestrophin-2 translates to MTVTYTARVANARFCGFSKLLLAWKGSIYKVLYKEFLAFFAMYTAISITYRFLLYDDQKRYFEKLAIYCNHYASLIPMSFVLGFYVTLVVNRWWSQYTSIPLPDRLMCVLSGGLQGSDERGRLLRRTMMRYASLSALLILRSVSTAVFKRFPTMDHVVEAGFMSREERKKFEGLHSPYNKYWIPCVWFTNLAAVARCEGRIKDDHTLKLLLEELNGFRGKCSMLFHYDMISVPLVYTQVVTLAVYSFFLVCLIGRQFLDPNQGYPGHDLDLYVPIFTLLQFFFYAGWLKVAEQLINPFGEDDDDFETNWLIDRNFQVSMMAVDEMYGDLPMMERDRYWNDSNPRPPYTAATLFVLRKPSFQGSTFDMAIPKEEMHFQPLEDIAENLEESGGRHPNMDLFNRLLSAAPSPTGFMGGALRRTSAQLQRLRHSPSIDQCTSDDDDDSGKIGKGGSLPSGLETQSTVCSFWEEKTARTPLLEVQFAVTQERREGHPAANKEVRRVEGKSDEEWQIREERGKAESASEETQTPVSLLPSSPQSSREMSTQSASAIPFTSRHPSAFVFHPAAHSSLEHCSSQPAINQNRAPPIIPKPPFCGNKMSFLTVPSYNEPSRFRSVSMGSELTGS, encoded by the exons ATGACTGTCACCTACACAGCCAGAGTTGCAAACGCCCGTTTCTGTGGCTTCTCCAAGCTGCTTTTGGCCTGGAAAGGCAGCATCTACAAGGTGTTATATAAAGAGTTCCTGGCTTTCTTTGCCATGTATACCGCCATCAGCATCACTTACAG ATTTCTCCTGTATGATGATCAGAAGAggtattttgaaaagctggcaATTTATTGCAACCACTACGCCAGTCTTATCCCTATGTCCTTTGTACTGG GTTTTTATGTGACCCTGGTGGTGAACCGGTGGTGGAGCCAGTACACCAGCATCCCTCTCCCTGACAGGCTCATGTGCGTCCTGTCGGGGGGCCTCCAGGGGAGCGACGAGAGAGGCCGCCTGCTGAGACGAACCATGATGCGTTACGCCAGTCTGTCGGCCCTGCTCATCCTCCGCTCTGTCAGCACGGCCGTATTCAAACGTTTCCCCACCATGGACCACGTGGTGGAGGCTG GATTCATGTCAAGAGAGGAACGGAAGAAGTTTGAGGGTCTACACTCTCCTTATAACAAATACTGGATCCCCTGCGTTTGGTTCACCAACCTGGCTGCTGTGGCCCGCTGCGAGGGCAGGATCAAAGACGATCACACACTCAAACTACTGCTGGAg GAGCTGAATGGGTTCAGAGGGAAGTGCAGCATGCTGTTTCACTACGACATGATCAGTGTTCCCCTGGTCTACACTCAG GTTGTGACTTTGGCAGTGTACAGTTTTTTCCTGGTGTGTCTGATTGGTCGCCAGTTCCTGGACCCCAATCAAGGCTATCCCGGTCATGACCTGGACCTCTACGTGCCCATCTTCACCCTGCTACAGTTCTTCTTTTATGCTGGGTGGCTCAAG GTAGCAGAGCAGCTCATCAACCCTTTTGGAGAAGATGATGATGACTTTGAGACCAACTGGCTGATAGACAGAAATTTCCAG GTGTCTATGATGGCGGTGGACGAGATGTATGGAGATCTTCCGATGATGGAGAGAGATCGTTACTGGAATGACTCCAACCCCAGACCCCCCTACACCGCCGCCACTCTCTTTGTCCTCCGCAAACCCTCTTTCCAGGGGTCCACTTTTGACATGGC GATTCCTAAAGAGGAGATGCACTTCCAGCCTCTGGAGGACATTGCTGAGAACCTGGAGGAGTCAGGTGGTCGTCACCCCAACATGGACCTCTTTAACCGCCTACTCAGTGCGGCCCCTTCCCCCACTGGCTTTATGGGAGGGGCTCTTCGTCGCACCTCAGCACAACTCCAGAGGCTACGCCACTCCCCCAGCATTGACCAATGCACcagcgatgatgatgatgatagtgGTAAAATAGGTAAAGGTGGGTCTCTGCCGTCAGGGCTGGAAACCCAGAGCACTGTGTGCAGTTTCTGGGAGGAGAAGACCGCCAGAACGCCTCTGCTGGAGGTTCAGTTTGCAGTGACGCAGGAGAGGCGAGAAGGGCATCCTGCCGCCAATAAGGAGGTGCGTAGAGTGGAGGGGAAGAGTGATGAAGAGTGGCAGATCAGGGAGGAAAGAGGGAAAGCGGAGAGTGCAAGCGAGGAGACCCAAACTCCTGTGTCCCTGCTTCCTTCTTCCCCTCAGTCCTCAAGGGAGATGTCCACTCAATCAGCCTCCGCCATTCCCTTCACCTCCCGGCACCCCTCTGCCTTTGTGTTTCACCCAGCTGCCCATTCCAGTCTGGAGCACTGCAGCTCCCAGCCGGCTATCAACCAGAACAGAGCTCCCCCCATCATTCCAAAACCTCCCTTTTGTGGAAACAAAATGTCCTTCCTCACTGTGCCGTCTTACAACGAACCTTCACGTTTTCGCAGTGTGAGCATGGGATCAGAGCTCACTGGGTCTTAG
- the LOC116039561 gene encoding protein Hook homolog 2-like, whose translation MMTSNKEARPLDTMATAAPEETQGDNDTRARQKKEEKLIVTAWQSMSSALRQLSLCKDSRAPGPAQSFLAKQRQSTQARRALSPRLQPR comes from the exons ATGATGACCAGCAACAAGGAGGCCAGACCGCTTGATACCATGGCAACAGCTGCCCCAGAG GAAACTCAGGGTGATAATGATACAAGGGCCAGacagaaaaaagaagagaaactgATCGTGACAGCCTGGCAAAGCATG TCCTCAGCTCTGCGGCAACTCAGTCTGTGTAAGGACTCCAGAGCTCCAGGCCCGGCTCAATCTTTCCTGGCCAAGCAGAGGCAATCCACCCAGGCCAGGAGGGCACTCTCCCCCCGGCTGCAGCCCAGGTAG